One stretch of Nicotiana tabacum cultivar K326 chromosome 18, ASM71507v2, whole genome shotgun sequence DNA includes these proteins:
- the LOC142172816 gene encoding uncharacterized protein LOC142172816 produces the protein MTAHGLEIVEAKTLIYSQRSSLPADLDFAYTTETYKFLPGLLGVILQLEVLAPAPFISFSWVIWFGTVGFGLLLGPDILVESPPSRLAAQRKMLMCFICFGVAYLISMSDLVSKVWVAGFSPQDT, from the exons ATGACAGCCCATGGGTTGGAAATAGTTGAAGCAAAAACTCTCATATATTCCCAGAGATCTTCTCTTCCAGCTGATTTGGATTTTGCATATACAACAGAGACATATAAATTCTTACCAGGATTATTGGGAGTTATTTTGCAG CTAGAAGTGCTCGCTCCTGCACCATTTATCAGCTTCTCTTGGGTAATTTGGTTTGGAACTGTTGGCTTTGGATTGCTGCTAG gtcccgatatcttggtcgagagccctccaagtaggctagcagctcagcggaagatgttgatgtgcttcatttgcttcggagttgcttatttg atttcgatGTCGGACCTCGTGAGTAAAGTTTGGGTTGCTGGCTTCAGTCCACAGGATACCTAA